A DNA window from Cutaneotrichosporon cavernicola HIS019 DNA, chromosome: 2 contains the following coding sequences:
- the RAD5 gene encoding uncharacterized protein (HIRAN domain) has protein sequence MSSPSKRNLFFPASDSESEGEVEVVDAPQSDAPSARKEALFIPDDDDDDIVATGSAPARSSPGPSSSRPASSSRLPSSAMQPSSPLPPSAGPSRRTKRPASQEQSTVRPGFVRGYLGEFVCEGWSLSKGKGYCSPGSKIVFERPKAKAASTTVGPDSSAKLGPARLVNGKVVHAKAKIGGKQMTLGAMMKKAPPPNTKKAAAKKIDQVVRFRNERGFEVGRLSVAEAGFLVNLLDTGVIELEGHVIDCPQVLATGSTILLNVKVYLARKGFEKIEKKDRSGESSTFWQEQQETAEEEVMRSRKEALGALFNRIGVKPLQSNELVLAQKKPGSAAAVFDTSLPKSTQSPRKAPQKSPSPTSNGNGKGKASASASDDEDEDSGDEEEKLNDEQLNEIDTIYRKAQMNDANLLESEPPDTFLYTLRPYQKQALTWMEAREAGKDNLRNSNQTLHPLWEEYAFRKDREVGDPIEIEDDDDYIDPSRKFFWNPYSGELSLEFPRAENTARGGILADAMGMGKTCMMASLIHANRDDDQPEPSQPEEVQEEAPSKRRKFVQVALSSKWQAVANAPKPKRQPPRATLVVCPVSLAAQWKDELDKMSAPGSIAAALWYGNDRADITRLLAQEGKRKVDVVITSYGTLGSEYARWKKNKDKSNYDGSSIYDYEFLRIVLDEAHNIKNRTAQISKACYELKGRRRWALTGTPIVNRLDDLYSLLHFLRLEPWGLYSFFRSFVTIPFLNQDPKAINVVQFILESCLLRREKNMRDKDGRLVVDLPPKTVDVQVLDFSRTERQIYKQLETRARKRFIELDADGKAMSHYTSILAMLMKLRQCVDHPLLVMSKGGDEDESGDKLLDADAGDGTGEDNVKELISSYAGGGGSDAVDPEYAVQVLKELGDAESTPECPICFGEVFDEVLLPCYHRGCQDCIVNYIGHCDDLGREATCPTCGKGPLHVSDLRTVHRRRKRANPFEGTASQDTVTIGKVDLVSSTKLRALVRKLESMRQEEPTFKALVFSQFTSFLDLIERTLTKEGVRWLRFDGSMSQLQRAACVEEFGKSVKEPVVLLISLKAGGVGLNLTMANHVFMMDTWWNEAIEQQAIDRVHRLGQTRPVFVTRYIIKGTVEKRIIKIQRTKTALINASLGGQKQRATLSDIKKIFGLDEADSEDEAV, from the exons ATGAGCAGCCCGTCCAAGCGCAacctcttcttccccgcctccgactcggagagtgagggcgaggtcgaggtcgtggaCGCGCCTCAAAGCGACGCTCCTTCCGCGCGGAAGGAGGCGTTATTCATtccagacgacgacgacgacgacattgtcgcGACCGGCTCGGCAccggcgcgctcgtctcCAGGTCCGTCTTCTTCCAGaccagcctcctcgtcccGACTTCCTTCATCTGCCATGcagccttcctcgccattACCCCCCTCGGCAGGACCATCGCGGCGTACCAAGCGCCCAGCGAGCCAAGAGCAGTCGACTGTGCGCCCCGGCTTTGTGCGCGGATACCTCGGCGAGTTTGTGTGCGAGGGGTGGTCACTgtccaagggcaagggctACTGCTCGCCTGGGAGCAAGATCGTATTCGAGCGGCCtaaggccaaggctgccaGTACGACCGTTGGGCCGGACAGCAGTGCGAAGCTCGGTCCGGCAAGGCTGGTCAATGGCAAGGTCGTGCatgccaaggccaagatAGGAGGAAAGCAGATGACGTTGGGCGCCATGATGAAGAAggcacctccacccaac acgaagaaggcggcggcgaagaagaTCGACCAGGTCGTCCGGTTCCGCAACGAGCGGGGCTTTG AGGTCGGGCGCCTGTCTGTTGCCGAGGCCGGATTCTTAGTCAACCTGCTCGACACTGGCGTCA TTGAGCTCGAAGGTCATGTTATCGACTGCCCACAAGTCTTGGCCACGGGGAGTACGATCCTGCTCAACGTCAAGGTGTACCTCGCACGGAAGGGGTTTGAGAAgatcgagaagaaggatCGCTCAGGCGAGAGCAGCACCTTCTGGCAGGAGCAGCAGGAGAcggcagaggaggaagtcATGCGCTCACGAAAGGAGGCTCTGGGAGCACTATTCA ACCGCATTGGCGTCAAGCCACTGCAGTCCAACGAGCTCGTGCTAGCACAGAAGAAGCCTGGATCGGCTGCTGCCGTGTTCGACACCAGCCTCCCGAAGTCGACTCAGTCGCCACGGAAAGCTCCACAAAAGAGCCCAAGTCCCACGTCTAACGGCAATGGCAAGGGCAaagcgtcggcgagcgccagcgatgacgaggacgaggactcgggcgacgaggaggagaagcttAACGACGAGCAACTAAACGAGATCGACACCATCTACCGAAA GGCGCAAATGAATGAtgccaacctcctcgagtcCGAACCACCAGACACTTTCCTCTACACCTTGCGACCGTACCAGAAACAGGCGCTCACCTGGATGGAGGCTCGCGAGGCTGGTAAGGACAACCTGCGAAACTCGAACCAGACCTTGCACCCCTTGTGGGAGGA ATACGCCTTCAGGAAGGATCGCGAGGTGGGCGATCCCATAGAGatcgaggatgacgacgactaTATCGACCCATCGCGAAAGTTCTTCTGGAATCCGTACAGTGGCGAGCTCAGCCTCGAGTTCCCGCGGGCCGAGAACACGGCACGCGGTGGGATCCTTGCGGATGCGATGG GCATGGGCAAGACGTGCATGATGGCATCACTCATCCACGCCAACCGCGATGACGACCAACCAGAACCATCTCAGCCTGAAGAGGTACAGGAGGAAGCGCCATCGAAGCGGCGCAAGTTTGTGCAAGTCGCGTTGTCTAGCAAGTGGCAGGCCGTCGCAAACGCACCCAAGCCGAAGCGCCAGCCTCCCCGCGCAACGCTGGTCGTCTGCCCAGTCTCTCTTGCGGCGCAGTGgaaggacgagcttgacaagATGAGCGCTCCTGGGTCGATCGCGGCAGCGTTGTGGTATGGCAACGACCGAGCGGACATCACCCGCCTCCTGGCTCAGGAGGGCAAGAGgaaggtcgacgtcgtcattACAAGCTATGGAACGCTGGGGAGCGAATACGCACGGTGGAAGAAGAACAAAGACAAGTCCAACTACGACGGCAGCAGCATCTACGACT ACGAGTTTCTCCGCAttgtgctcgacgaggcgcacaACATCAAGAATCGCACGGCGCAGATCTCGAAAGCTTGCTATGAGCTGAAGGgaaggcggcggtgggcgcTCACTGGTACTCCCATCGTTAACCGTCTTGATGATCTCTACTCACTTCT TCACTTCCTCCGCTTGGAACCGTGGGGATTATACAGCTTCTTCCGCAGCTTCGTGACAAtccccttcctcaaccAGGACCCTAAAGCGATCAATGTCGTACAGTTTATCCTCGAGTCGTGCCTTCTGCGCCGCGAGAAGAACATGCGGGACAAGGACGGTCGTCTTGTCGTTGACCTGCCTCCAAAGACGGTCGACGTGCAGGTGCTCGATTTTTCCCGAACGGAGCGACAGATCTACAAACAACTGGAGACTCGTGCCCGGAAGCGCTTCATCGAGCTGGACGCCGACGGGAAAGCCATGTCCCATTACACATCCATCCTCGCCATGCTCATGAAGTTGCGACAGTGTGTCGACCACCCGTTGCTTGTGATGAGCAAGGGtggagacgaggacgagtctGGTGACAAGTTGCTAGACGCCGACGCTGGGGACGGCACAGGCGAGGATAACGTCAAGGAGTTGATATCGTCGTACgccggtggcggcggctcgGACGCGGTGGATCCAGAATACGCCGTGCAGGTGTTgaaggagctcggcgacgctgaGTCGACACCTGAGTGTCCCATCTGCTTTGGCGAGGTAttcgacgaggtgctccTGCCATGCTACCATCGGGG gtgCCAGGACTGTATTGTCAACTACATCGGTCACTGCGATGATCTGGGCAGGGAAGCGACTTGTCCGACATGCGGCAAGGGACCGCTACATGTGTCCGATCTGCGGACGGTTCATCGTCGGCGCAAGAGGGCGAACCCGTTCGAGGGCACTGCGTCGCAGGACACGGTGACGATTGGCAAGGTAGACCTCGTGTCGAGCACAAAGCTACGGGCCCTGGTGCGCAAACTTGAGAGCATGCGGCAGGAAGAGCCGACGTTCAAGGCGCTGGTGTTCTCGCAGTtcacctccttcctcg acCTCATCGAGCGGACGTTGACGAAGGAGGGCGTGCGGTGGCTTCGCTTTGACGGCTCAATGAGCCAACTGCAGCGGGCAGCCTGCGTTGAGGAGTTTGGCAAGTCGGTGAAAGAGCCTGTGGTCCTTCTCATCTCTCTAAAGGCTGGAGGGGTGGGGCTGAACCTGACGATGGCGAACC ACGTCTTCATGATGGACACATGGTGGAACGAGGCGATCGAGCAGCAGGCGATTGATCGCGTCCATCGGCTCGGACAAACGCGGCCAGTCTTTGTAACTCGCTATATCATCAAAGGCACGGTCGAGAAGCGGATCATTAAGATCCAGCGCACGAAGACGGCGTTGATCAACGCGTCGTTGGGTGGGCAGAAGCAACGCGCGACGTTGTCGGACATCAAGAAGATATTCGGCctggacgaggccgactcggaggaCGAAGCTGTCTAG
- a CDS encoding uncharacterized protein (Lipid-droplet associated hydrolase): protein MDPRLLFLRYPAQDALPLRTTFGHTNPAFGSVRLNYWPARRRAPPARVVLFLPGNPGCPEYYTSFLSMLHARLPDNHAVLCTSHVGGEPSIPSPNTPLDLQQQVDAKVELVSALRASLEAWAPEAPQLVLAAHSVGSWMTCEIAKVVDIPAAYLLFPTLGWIANSYHGWTMWPLFHRPIRPLVPWISYLVRPLLPFVTLPTASYALVRSPVTIRNALHLAHSEMMTIREPDEKWFRAQAKLPVGKGVHSVWSAGNADGWVGREGPMIQDWLGEERVVELDGVRHAFCLWEEDYRQVADVLAGWIVEGTKAQVLN from the exons ATGGACCCGAGACTCCTCTTCCTTCGCTACCCGGCGCAAGACGCGCTGCCGCTCCGTACGACATTTGGGCACACCAACCCCGCGTTCGGCAGCGTACGCCTCAATTACtggccggcgcggcggcgcgcgccgccagcccgcgtcgtcctcttcctcccag GCAACCCCGGCTGCCCAGAGTACTACACATCGTTCCTGAGCATGTTGCACGCCCGCCTGCCGGACAACCACGCCGTGCTCTGCACATCGCACGTCGGCGGTGAACCCTCCATCCCTTCCCCAAACACACCTCTCGACTTACAGCAAcaggtcgacgccaaggtcgagctggtGAGCGCCCTACGTGCGAGCCTGGAGGCGTGGGCGCCCGAGGCGCCTCAACTCGTCCTTGCGGCCCACAGCGTTGGGAGCTGGATGACATGCGAGAtcgccaaggtcgtcgacatccCCGCAGCGTACCTTCTCTTCCCTACACTTGGGTGGATCGCGAACTCCTACCACGGGTGGACTATGTGGCCACTCTTCCATCGGCCCATCCGCCCGCTCGTGCCGTGGATCTCGTACCTCGTGCGTCCGCTGCTGCCCTTCGTTACTCTTCCGACCGCGAGCTATGCGCTAGTGAGATCGCCCGTGACGATCAGGAATGCACTCCACCTCGCTCACTCTGAAATGATGACTATTCGCGAGCCGGACGAGAAGTGGTTCCGCGCCCAGGCCAAGTTGCCCGTTGGGAAAGGAGTTCACTCCGTCTGGAGCGCTGGTAACGCTgatgggtgggtggggagagaggggCCCATGATCCAGGACtggctgggcgaggagcgggtggtcgagctcgatggcgTGCGTCACGCCTTCTGCCTCT gggaagaggatTACCGCCAGGTGGCGGACGTTCTTGCCGGCTGGATCGTCGAGGGCACCAAGGCGCAGGTGCTCAATTAG
- the SUL2 gene encoding uncharacterized protein (STAS domain): protein MVAYGTFGQRVSAKAKKIAGLDDDSVPRSISVREYFQENKRDWPQAALGYVKSLFPFLQWMPRYNLTWLTGDLIAGITVGMVLVPQSLSYAQLAGLPAEYGLYSSFIGVLTYAFFATSKDVSIGPVAVMSLETGVVVHKVLAAHPDKWTAPEIATCLAFICGCIVLAIGLLRIGWIIEFIPQPAVSGFMTGSAINIAAGQVPSILGVSKLFNTKESTYKVIINTLKHLPQSKLDAAFGVSALALLYFIKWGLAYVQRRYPKYARAAFFAQALRHAFVIIIFTIISWRINVHEAKPRISLVGKVPSGLRHVGRPLISGELIGAMGSHLPVATIILLLEHIAIAKSFGRLNGYKINPNQELIAIGVNNTLGSVFSAYPSTGSFSRSALKSKSGVRTPAAGIPTGIVVIIALYAVAPAFYWIPNATLSGLIVHAVADLVTSPSQSIAFWRVSPLEYIIFVGAVLWSIFYSIESGIYWSLVCSVVLLLFRIARPKGHFLGRVQIRTDDAEDAPTRDVFVPIEDKDGVTNRNITVEAPPPGVILYRFEESFLYPNASYINDRLVDYAKKHTRRGKDYSQVKKGDRPWNDPGPKKGEENTEDDRSKPLLRAVILDFSAVANIDTTGVQNLVDARKEVEKWADRTIEFHFTGILSPWIRRALIAGGFGRGVDRADPNGEIAPVVGAYGVGGDADPRSVRPTTPRPREDVETVIETKLDESGETSSSSSSYVDKKADLYGTVNESAIASDAEQPGDVRRTTGSLGSSRSSLTLLDRATPFFHFDIPDALHSMGLAGNKSGPVSGAHK from the exons ATGGTCGCCTACGGTACTTTTGGGCAACGCGTctcggccaaggccaagaagattgccggcctcgacgacgactccGTGCCCCGTTCCATCTCCGTGCGAGAGTACTTCCAGGAGAACAAGCGTGACTGGCCCCAGGCT gccCTCGGGTATGTCAAGAGtctcttccccttcctACAGTGGATGCCGCGCTACAACCTTACGTGGCTCACTGGTGACCTGATTGC CGGTATCACCGTGGGCATGGTCCTCGTTCCCCAGTCCCTATCATATGCTCAGCTCGCCGGCCTGCCCGCTGAGTACGGTCTCTACTCGTCGTTCATCGGTGTTCTCACCtacgccttcttcgccaCGTCCAAGGATGTCTCGATTGGTCCCGTCGCCGTCATGTCTCTCGAAACTGGTGTAGTCGTGCACAAGGTTTTGGCTGCCCATCCCGATAAGTGGACGGCACCAGAGATCGCCACCTGCCTAGCCTTCATCTGTGGTTGTATTGTACTGGCGATTGGTCTTCTCCGCATCGGTTGGATCATCGAGTTCATTCCTCAGCCTGCCGTTTCGGGCTTCATGACCGGCTCCGCCATCAACATTGCCGCCGGACAGGTCCCATCCATACTCGGTGTGTCCAAGCTCTTCAACACAAAGGAGTCGACATACAAGGTTATTATCAACACTCTCAAGCACCTGCCTCAATCCAAGCTCGATGCTGCCTTTGGTGTCTCGGCCCTCGCTCTTCTGTACTTCATCAAGTGGGGGTTGGCGTATGTTCAGCGCCGTTACCCCAAGTACGCGCGagccgccttcttcgcccAGGCACTCCGCCACGCATTTGTGATCATCATCTTCACCATTATTTCGTGGCGCATCAACGTGCACGAGGCCAAGCCCCGCATCTCGCTTGTCGGCAAGGTCCCCAGCGGTCTTCGGCATGTCGGCCGTCCGCTCATCAGCGGCGAGCTCATTGGTGCTATGGGCTCCCACCTCCCAGTCGCGACCAtcattctcctcctcgagcacatTGCGATCGCCAAGTCTTTCGGCCGTCTCAACGGCTACAAGATCAACCCTAACCAGGAGCTCATTGCCATCGGTGTCAACAACACCTTGGGTTCCGTTTTCTCCGCCTACCCCTCGACTGGCTcgttctcgcgctcggcgctcaAGTCCAAGTCGGGCGTCCGCACACCGGCAGCCGGTATCCCCACTGGTATTGTAGTCATCATTGCGTTGTACGCCGTGGCTCCTGCTTTCTACTGGATCCCCAACGCCACGCTTTCCGGTCTCATCGTCCACGCTgttgccgacctcgtcaccTCGCCCAGCCAGTCTATCGCCTTCTGGCGCGTTTCGCCCCTCGAGTACATCATCTTCGTTGGCGCTGTCCTCTGGTCGATCTTCTACAGCATCGAATCGGGTATCTACTGGTCGCTGGTCTGCTCGgtcgttctcctcctcttccgcaTCGCCCGCCCCAAGGGCCacttcctcggccgcgtccAGATTCGCACCGATGATGCCGAGGATGCCCCGACTCGCGATGTCTTTGTCCCTAttgaggacaaggacggtGTCACCAACCGCAACATCACCGTCGAGGCTCCTCCCCCGGGCGTCATCCTCTACCGCTTCGAGGAGTCATTCCTCTACCCCAATGCGTCATACATCAACGACCGTCTCGTCGACTACGCTAAGAAGCACACGCGCCGTGGTAAAGACTATTCGCAAgtcaagaagggcgacCGTCCGTGGAACGACCCCGGAcccaagaagggcgaggagaacaCCGAGGATGACCGTAGCAAGCCTCTCCTTCGTGCTGTAATCCTCGACTTCTCAGCCGTTGCCAACATCGACACTACCGGCGTCCAgaacctcgtcgacgcccgcaaggaggtcgagaagtGGGCGGACCGTACCATCGAGTTCCATTTTACTGGAATCTTGTCTCCTTGGATTCGTCGGGCGCTCATCGCCGGCGGCTTCGGGCGTGGCGTGGACCGTGCGGACCCGAACGGTGAGATCGCTCCCGTTGTCGGCGCGTAtggtgttggtggtgaTGCGGACCCGCGGAGCGTACGGCCCACAACGCCGCGCCCCCGCGAAGATGTCGAGACCGTCATCGAgaccaagctcgacgagtcgggcgagacctcgtcgtcctcatcctcgtaCGTCGACAAGAAGGCCGACTTGTACGGCACAGTCAACGAGTCGGCCATCGCGAGTGACGCGGAGCAGCCTGGCGACGTCCGGCGCACCACGGGCAGCTTGGGCTCAAGCCGCAGCTCGCTCACACTCCTTGACCGTGCCACGCCCTTCTTCCACTTCGACATTCCCGACGCGCTGCACAGCATGGGCCTCGCCGGCAACAAGAGTGGCCCCGTCTCCGGCGCTCACAAGTAA